In Monodelphis domestica isolate mMonDom1 chromosome 3, mMonDom1.pri, whole genome shotgun sequence, the following proteins share a genomic window:
- the LOC100616759 gene encoding mitochondrial import receptor subunit TOM5 homolog, giving the protein MFRIESLGPKLDPEELKQKMSEDVVSSVCNFLLYVAFPRLTPYILKKLDSI; this is encoded by the coding sequence ATGTTCAGGATTGAGAGCTTGGGACCGAAGCTAGACCCGGAGGAACTAAAGCAGAAGATGAGTGAGGACGTGGTCTCCTCAGTATGCAACTTTCTCCTCTACGTGGCTTTCCCGCGCCTTACACCCTATATTTTAAAGAAGTTGGATAGCATATGA